Part of the Candidatus Binatus sp. genome is shown below.
ATCGTCCTCGTCGCTATCGCCCGGACGCCGCAGGCAACTCTCCGCCAGCCAGCGCATCGTAACGCCGTCGGACAACGCCACGCCGCCCGCATCGACCGCCCAGGTGCGGCTGTTAATCGTCGTTTGATTGAATATCCTGCCGCAGCTTCGGCAGGTAAACGCGAGCCGCGAGCCGCCGCCCGGCGAGATCGATTCGAGCGTCCGGACTTTCCAATCGTGCGTTCGCCACGGCGCCATCTTTCCGTCTGATTGCATTCCTTTCTCCTGGTCGCGTATCCCGCGTGTCCGATCGACCGCGCCGCGCTATGCCTGCGCGGCGCCGTTGCTGCCGGAACGCTTGATTGGAGCCCGGCGCTTGCGCTCCCCGCGATACTTGGTCCCCGCCGCTTCCTGCGGACGATACTGATCGACCTGCAGTTTGCGGCCTTCGAGTTCCGCGCCGCTGAAATACACCGCCGCATTGATCGCGTCATCGACATCGACCATCTCGACGAAGCCGAAACCGCGCGAGCGGCCGGTCGCACGGTCGGTGATTACCAGCGCGCCGCCGACTTTGCCGATTTTCGAAAAGAGCGCCCGCAGGTCATCGCGCGTAACTGATTCGGCGAGATTTCCGACATAAACTCTGGGCACTCTGGCCTCCTGCGAGGTAAGGATAAAGATTGCGAAGATTTGGCAGTCCTCAACATCGATCGAAGACACCAGGTTTTGGATGAACAGCCTTCGAGACTGAACCGATCCTTGAACTGAACCGATCCTTGAAATGAACCGATCCTTGAAATGAACTGAGCGGGCGCCAGCGCCCGCTCAGCCAGGATTATCTTACCAACGGCTCCCGCCGCGATCTCCGCCGCCACCGCCGCCGCCGCCGCGACGATTACCTCCGCCGCCGCCGAAGCTCGATTCGCGGGGCTTCGCCTCGCTAACCTTGATGTTCCTGCCTTTGAGGTCTGTGTCGTTCAACGTCT
Proteins encoded:
- a CDS encoding RNA-binding protein; the protein is MPRVYVGNLAESVTRDDLRALFSKIGKVGGALVITDRATGRSRGFGFVEMVDVDDAINAAVYFSGAELEGRKLQVDQYRPQEAAGTKYRGERKRRAPIKRSGSNGAAQA